The Achromobacter deleyi genome has a window encoding:
- a CDS encoding amino acid ABC transporter permease encodes MNLEFAPVFADFDALVRGAVVTIEVTAGALLLACVMGLLVGVGRLNPRRRVVYGLCSTYLLLFRGTPLLVQLFIWFFGLPHFGVTLPAFACGVLGLGMYSGAYVSEIVRGAIQSVDRGQAEAARSLGMSSGQAMRIIILPQAVVRMIPPLGNEFIALIKNSALVSLLTIHDLMHEGQKIISVSYRSLETYLVVALIYLILTTATMLVLRQVEQRLRAGGMVQ; translated from the coding sequence ATGAACCTGGAATTCGCTCCCGTCTTCGCCGATTTCGACGCGCTCGTGCGGGGCGCGGTGGTCACCATCGAGGTGACTGCCGGCGCCTTGCTGCTGGCGTGCGTCATGGGCCTCCTGGTCGGCGTGGGCCGGCTCAATCCGCGCCGGCGCGTTGTCTATGGCCTGTGCAGCACGTATCTGCTGCTGTTTCGCGGCACGCCGCTGCTGGTGCAGTTGTTCATCTGGTTCTTCGGCTTGCCCCACTTCGGCGTGACCCTGCCGGCGTTCGCCTGCGGCGTGCTGGGCCTGGGCATGTACTCCGGCGCCTATGTGTCGGAAATCGTGCGCGGCGCCATCCAGTCCGTGGATCGCGGCCAGGCGGAAGCGGCCCGTTCGCTGGGCATGTCCTCGGGGCAGGCCATGCGCATCATCATCCTGCCGCAGGCCGTGGTGCGCATGATCCCGCCGTTGGGCAACGAATTCATCGCGCTGATCAAGAACTCGGCGCTGGTGTCGCTGTTGACCATTCACGATCTGATGCACGAAGGGCAGAAGATCATCAGCGTGTCTTACCGCTCGCTGGAAACGTATCTGGTGGTGGCGCTGATCTATCTGATCCTGACCACGGCCACCATGTTGGTATTGCGGCAGGTGGAGCAACGCCTGCGCGCCGGGGGGATGGTGCAATGA
- a CDS encoding RsiV family protein: MRRTFTPPGAISGLILGAALLALAGCGSTPPSNITLATPASQAAQASATPEKVGDLSTERIKWASGKPGCEGDCPRIEIDSVAFPGIPKLTALVDHVLAYMTGTDANRRGPYDTLSEYTQYFWSTARPRDATYFKASVKDTVGDIVSIELHTEQYLTGAAHGIPATQYLNWERSRGRVMSLDEALIPGRRADYVAALQRAHAKWLAGNPDAKRDPAAYNKMWPFQESDNFALTRDGIVVKYDAYSIAPYSHGEPELAISYQDLRGVLKPELLPAS, encoded by the coding sequence ATGCGTCGCACATTCACGCCGCCCGGCGCGATAAGCGGTCTGATCCTGGGCGCCGCCCTGCTGGCGCTTGCCGGCTGCGGCAGCACGCCGCCATCGAACATCACCCTGGCCACGCCGGCTTCCCAGGCCGCCCAGGCCTCCGCCACGCCGGAAAAAGTGGGCGACCTGTCTACCGAGCGCATCAAGTGGGCATCCGGCAAGCCGGGCTGTGAAGGCGACTGCCCGCGCATCGAGATCGACAGCGTGGCCTTTCCGGGCATCCCCAAGCTGACGGCCCTGGTGGACCACGTGCTGGCCTACATGACCGGCACCGACGCCAACCGCCGCGGCCCCTACGACACCTTATCGGAATACACGCAGTACTTCTGGTCCACGGCGCGCCCGCGCGACGCCACCTACTTCAAGGCCAGCGTGAAGGACACGGTGGGCGACATCGTGTCGATCGAACTCCACACGGAACAGTACCTGACCGGCGCGGCGCATGGCATCCCCGCCACGCAGTACCTGAACTGGGAGCGCAGCCGCGGCCGCGTGATGAGCCTGGACGAAGCGTTGATCCCGGGCCGCCGCGCCGACTACGTCGCCGCCCTGCAGCGGGCGCACGCCAAGTGGCTGGCCGGCAATCCGGACGCCAAGCGCGATCCGGCGGCCTACAACAAGATGTGGCCGTTTCAAGAGAGCGACAACTTTGCGCTGACGCGGGACGGAATCGTCGTCAAGTACGACGCCTATTCGATCGCGCCGTATTCGCACGGCGAGCCGGAGCTGGCGATTTCCTACCAGGATCTGCGGGGCGTGCTCAAGCCGGAGCTGCTGCCGGCGTCCTGA
- a CDS encoding Glu/Leu/Phe/Val family dehydrogenase, with protein MSQTPTHALPSYLNADDLGPWGNYLQQVDRVTPYLGSLSRWVETLKRPKRSLIVDVPIELDNGTIAHFEGYRVQHNVSRGPGKGGVRFHQDVTLSEVMALAAWMSVKNAAVNLPYGGAKGGVRVDPRKLSASELERMTRRYTSEIGVIIGPSKDIPAPDVNTNAQTMAWMMDTYSMNEGATATGVVTGKPIALGGSLGRVEATGRGVFVVACEAARDRNIDVAGARVVVQGFGNVGGTAARLFHEAGAKVIAAQDHTGTVHNAAGLDVHKLLSHVSQTGGVGGFSGGQALDKNEFWTLETEFLIPAALESQITLDNAAKVRAKIVVEGANGPTTPEADDILAENGVYVVPDVLANAGGVTVSYFEWVQDFSSFFWSEEEINQRLERLMREAYAAVSQVAKEHKVTLRTAAFIVACTRILQARQVRGLYP; from the coding sequence ATGTCTCAAACTCCCACCCATGCCTTGCCGTCTTATCTGAATGCCGATGACCTCGGCCCCTGGGGTAATTACCTGCAACAAGTCGACCGGGTCACCCCGTACCTGGGCTCCCTGAGCCGGTGGGTCGAGACACTGAAGCGCCCGAAGCGCTCGTTGATCGTTGACGTGCCGATCGAACTGGACAACGGCACCATCGCCCACTTCGAGGGCTACCGCGTGCAGCACAACGTGTCGCGCGGCCCCGGCAAGGGCGGCGTGCGTTTCCACCAGGACGTCACCCTGTCCGAAGTGATGGCGCTGGCAGCCTGGATGTCGGTCAAGAACGCGGCCGTGAACCTGCCGTACGGCGGCGCCAAGGGCGGTGTCCGCGTCGATCCGCGCAAGCTCTCCGCATCCGAACTCGAACGCATGACGCGCCGCTACACCAGCGAAATCGGCGTCATCATCGGACCCTCCAAGGACATTCCCGCGCCTGACGTGAACACCAACGCCCAGACCATGGCCTGGATGATGGACACGTATTCCATGAACGAAGGCGCCACCGCCACGGGCGTGGTCACGGGCAAGCCGATCGCGCTGGGCGGCAGCCTGGGCCGCGTCGAGGCCACGGGCCGGGGCGTGTTCGTCGTGGCTTGCGAAGCCGCGCGCGACCGCAACATCGACGTGGCCGGAGCGCGCGTCGTGGTGCAGGGCTTCGGCAACGTGGGCGGCACGGCAGCCCGCCTGTTCCATGAAGCCGGCGCCAAGGTCATCGCCGCGCAGGACCACACCGGCACCGTGCACAACGCCGCGGGCCTGGACGTGCACAAGCTGTTGTCGCATGTGTCGCAGACCGGCGGCGTGGGCGGCTTCTCGGGGGGCCAGGCGCTCGACAAGAACGAGTTCTGGACGCTGGAGACCGAATTCCTGATCCCGGCGGCCCTGGAAAGCCAGATCACGCTGGACAACGCCGCGAAGGTCCGCGCGAAGATCGTGGTGGAAGGCGCCAACGGCCCGACGACCCCGGAAGCGGACGACATCCTGGCTGAAAACGGCGTCTATGTGGTGCCCGACGTGCTGGCCAACGCCGGCGGCGTGACGGTCAGCTACTTTGAATGGGTGCAGGACTTCTCCAGCTTCTTCTGGAGCGAAGAGGAAATCAACCAGCGCCTGGAACGCCTCATGCGCGAGGCCTATGCGGCCGTGTCGCAAGTGGCGAAGGAGCACAAGGTGACGCTGCGCACCGCCGCGTTCATCGTGGCTTGCACGCGGATCCTGCAGGCGCGCCAGGTGCGCGGCCTGTACCCGTAA
- a CDS encoding glutathione binding-like protein, with amino-acid sequence MIDLYYWTTPNGHKITLFLEEAGLPYKIHPVNIGRGDQFKPEFLAIAPNNRIPAIVDQAPADGGAPIPLFESGAILLYLAEKTGRFLPADVRGRAEVSQWLFWQMGGLGPMAGQNHHFSGYAQERIHYAIDRYVKETNRLYGVLNKRLADREFVAGDYSIADMAAYPWIVPHAKQGQDLNDFPHLKRWFEAIAARPATQRAYALADTINTAPSVSDEESRRILFGQTAQSVAR; translated from the coding sequence ATGATCGATCTCTATTACTGGACCACCCCCAACGGTCACAAGATCACGCTGTTCCTCGAAGAAGCCGGCCTGCCCTACAAGATCCATCCGGTGAACATCGGCCGCGGCGACCAGTTCAAACCCGAATTCCTGGCCATTGCACCGAACAACCGCATCCCGGCCATCGTGGACCAGGCGCCCGCCGACGGCGGCGCGCCGATACCGCTGTTCGAGTCGGGCGCGATCCTGCTCTACCTGGCCGAAAAAACCGGCCGTTTCCTGCCCGCCGACGTGCGCGGCCGCGCCGAGGTGTCGCAATGGCTTTTCTGGCAGATGGGCGGCCTGGGCCCCATGGCGGGCCAGAACCACCACTTCTCGGGCTACGCGCAGGAACGCATCCACTACGCCATCGACCGTTACGTCAAGGAAACCAACCGCCTGTACGGCGTGCTGAACAAGCGCCTGGCGGACCGCGAATTTGTCGCGGGCGACTATTCCATCGCCGACATGGCGGCGTATCCCTGGATCGTGCCGCATGCCAAGCAGGGGCAGGACCTGAACGACTTCCCGCACCTCAAGCGCTGGTTCGAAGCCATCGCCGCGCGTCCCGCCACGCAGCGCGCCTATGCGCTGGCCGATACGATCAACACGGCGCCGTCAGTCAGCGATGAGGAATCGCGCCGCATCCTGTTCGGCCAGACCGCCCAGAGCGTCGCCCGCTGA
- a CDS encoding GNAT family N-acetyltransferase: protein MTQPQLVFRRARIADLPEIVAMLADDALGATREDASVPLNPRYGAAFTAIQQDPNQFLAVVEQDSHVVGCLQLSFIPGLSRLGQWRGQIESVRIASSFRGAGLGRAMFEWAIDQCRIQGCGLVQLTTDRARPDARRFYESLGFVASHDGMKLSL from the coding sequence ATGACCCAACCACAACTGGTCTTTCGCCGCGCGCGGATCGCGGACCTGCCGGAAATCGTCGCGATGCTTGCCGACGATGCGCTGGGGGCCACCCGCGAGGACGCCTCCGTACCGCTGAACCCGCGCTATGGCGCCGCATTCACCGCCATCCAGCAGGATCCCAATCAATTCCTGGCCGTGGTTGAGCAGGATTCACATGTGGTCGGCTGTTTGCAGTTATCGTTCATACCCGGCTTGTCGCGGCTGGGCCAGTGGCGGGGGCAGATCGAAAGCGTGCGCATCGCTTCGTCGTTCCGTGGCGCCGGCCTGGGCCGCGCCATGTTCGAGTGGGCGATAGACCAGTGCCGTATCCAGGGATGCGGGCTGGTCCAGCTGACCACCGATCGCGCCCGTCCCGACGCGCGCCGGTTCTATGAAAGCCTGGGCTTTGTCGCCAGCCACGACGGCATGAAGCTCAGCCTGTAA
- a CDS encoding lipoate protein ligase C-terminal domain-containing protein: MHGEYKVPGGKLVVADLEVRDGRLADVRISGDFFLEPPEALEAINRGLNGMPADSAELELAVAVQSALPPGAEMFGFSAEAVAVVLRRALA, encoded by the coding sequence ATGCATGGCGAATACAAAGTCCCCGGCGGCAAACTGGTAGTCGCGGATCTGGAAGTGCGCGACGGCCGCCTGGCCGATGTGCGCATCAGCGGTGACTTCTTTCTTGAGCCGCCCGAAGCCCTGGAGGCCATCAACCGCGGGCTGAACGGCATGCCGGCCGACTCGGCCGAACTGGAACTGGCGGTCGCCGTGCAGTCCGCCCTGCCGCCCGGCGCGGAAATGTTCGGCTTTTCCGCCGAGGCCGTCGCCGTGGTGTTGCGGAGGGCGCTTGCATGA
- a CDS encoding DMT family transporter yields MTPSTERVGLAQMAAAMTLSGTLGVFVLESGQSAWNVVFFRCVFGALSLFVYCWARGLLKPGLFTARTLALALGAGAALVLNWVLLFSAYRLASISLATAVYNVQPFFLIGLGVLFLGERPSRGKLAWSVVAFAGLLLVLRLGDTGAAGGSAYLSGLMLGLGAAALYGITAVIVKRLKGIAPQVLALVQVTLGAVMLLPMADFNALPAQPMQWGYLVALGLIHTCLMYILMYSAIQKLPTTSTAALSFIYPAVAILLDFVVYGHRMDATQIAGVALIFLAAAAVSLNWTWRLPGSPRPGAI; encoded by the coding sequence ATGACCCCCTCGACTGAACGCGTCGGCCTGGCCCAGATGGCGGCGGCCATGACCCTCTCCGGCACGCTGGGCGTGTTCGTGCTGGAATCCGGCCAGAGCGCCTGGAATGTCGTCTTCTTCCGCTGCGTCTTCGGCGCCTTGTCGCTCTTTGTGTACTGCTGGGCGCGGGGCTTGCTCAAGCCCGGCCTGTTCACCGCCAGGACGCTGGCCCTGGCGCTGGGTGCCGGCGCGGCCCTGGTGCTGAACTGGGTCCTGCTGTTCTCGGCCTACCGCCTGGCTTCGATTTCGCTGGCCACCGCCGTCTATAACGTGCAGCCCTTCTTCCTGATCGGCCTGGGCGTGCTGTTCCTGGGCGAACGCCCGTCGCGCGGCAAGCTGGCCTGGTCGGTCGTGGCCTTTGCCGGACTGCTGCTGGTGCTGCGCCTGGGAGACACCGGCGCCGCGGGTGGCAGCGCCTATCTGTCGGGCCTGATGCTGGGCCTGGGCGCGGCCGCGCTCTATGGCATCACCGCCGTCATCGTCAAGCGCCTGAAGGGCATTGCGCCCCAGGTGCTGGCGCTGGTGCAGGTGACGCTGGGCGCCGTCATGCTGCTGCCCATGGCCGATTTCAATGCCCTGCCGGCCCAGCCCATGCAATGGGGCTACCTGGTCGCGCTGGGCCTGATCCACACTTGCCTGATGTACATCCTGATGTACTCGGCCATCCAGAAGCTGCCCACCACGTCGACCGCCGCGCTCAGCTTCATCTATCCCGCGGTCGCCATCCTGCTGGACTTCGTGGTCTACGGGCACCGCATGGACGCCACGCAGATCGCGGGGGTGGCGCTCATCTTCCTGGCCGCCGCGGCGGTCAGCCTGAACTGGACCTGGCGCCTGCCGGGCAGCCCGCGGCCGGGCGCCATCTGA
- a CDS encoding glutathione peroxidase: MSTIHDFSARGIDGAEQSLDAYRGRVLLVVNVASKCGFTPQYAGLEELYRTFHGDGLTVLGFPCDQFGHQEPGDEAQIQEFCSTQYDITFPMYAKINVNGADAHPLYQWLKGEKPGVFGTEGIKWNFTKFLVGRDGQVIKRYAPTDTPASIRDDITQALSAPV, translated from the coding sequence ATGAGCACCATCCATGATTTCTCCGCCCGCGGCATCGACGGCGCGGAACAGTCTCTAGACGCCTATCGCGGCCGCGTGCTGCTGGTGGTGAACGTGGCCTCCAAATGCGGCTTCACGCCGCAATACGCGGGCCTGGAAGAACTCTATCGGACGTTCCATGGCGACGGGCTGACGGTGCTGGGCTTTCCCTGCGACCAGTTCGGCCACCAGGAACCCGGCGATGAAGCCCAGATCCAGGAGTTCTGCAGCACGCAGTACGACATCACCTTCCCGATGTACGCCAAGATCAACGTCAACGGCGCCGACGCCCATCCGCTGTACCAGTGGCTCAAGGGCGAAAAACCCGGCGTGTTCGGCACCGAAGGCATCAAGTGGAACTTCACCAAGTTCCTGGTGGGCCGCGATGGCCAGGTCATCAAGCGCTACGCGCCCACCGACACGCCCGCAAGCATCCGGGACGACATCACCCAGGCTTTGTCGGCCCCGGTCTAG
- the hutG gene encoding formimidoylglutamase, translating to MSTAQLDMSLWKARDDSSEQGDTRRLAHIVEPEAGQVKKGEAVLLGFACDAGVARNQGRVGAAEGPAGIRRFMAGLPAHGLTRLLDAGDVTCEGDQLEYAQERLGLRVAELMEQGARPLVLGGGHEIAWGSFQGLARWLQARGDTGPVLVLNLDAHFDLRTGRPGSSGTPFDQIARDCEARGQALQYACLGVSRLANTPALYARAAEVGAVWVEDRDMQERHLEARLANVDALLARARHVYLTIDLDVLPAAVMPGVSAPAPYGVPLAVIEEIVLRVKASGKLRLADMAEYNPRFDLDGHGARAAARLAWQLVSA from the coding sequence ATGAGCACAGCGCAACTGGACATGAGCCTCTGGAAGGCGCGCGACGATAGTTCCGAGCAGGGCGACACGCGCCGGCTGGCGCATATCGTCGAGCCGGAGGCCGGGCAGGTAAAGAAGGGCGAGGCCGTGCTGCTGGGCTTTGCCTGCGATGCGGGCGTTGCCCGCAACCAGGGCCGGGTGGGAGCGGCGGAGGGGCCGGCGGGCATCCGCAGGTTCATGGCGGGCCTGCCCGCGCATGGCCTGACGCGCCTGCTGGACGCGGGTGACGTGACTTGCGAAGGCGATCAGCTGGAATACGCCCAGGAACGCCTGGGCCTGCGCGTGGCCGAACTGATGGAGCAGGGCGCGCGCCCGCTGGTGCTGGGCGGCGGCCATGAGATCGCCTGGGGCAGCTTCCAGGGGCTGGCGCGCTGGCTGCAGGCGCGCGGCGACACCGGCCCCGTGCTGGTGCTGAACCTGGATGCGCATTTCGACCTGCGCACCGGGCGTCCCGGCAGTTCGGGCACGCCTTTCGACCAGATCGCCCGTGATTGCGAGGCGCGCGGGCAGGCCCTGCAGTACGCCTGCCTGGGCGTGTCGCGGCTGGCCAATACGCCCGCGCTCTATGCGCGCGCCGCCGAAGTCGGCGCGGTCTGGGTGGAGGACCGCGACATGCAGGAGCGCCATCTGGAGGCGCGGCTGGCCAATGTCGATGCCTTGCTGGCCCGGGCGCGTCACGTGTACCTGACGATCGACCTGGACGTGCTGCCGGCGGCCGTCATGCCGGGCGTCTCCGCGCCCGCGCCCTATGGCGTGCCCTTGGCGGTGATCGAGGAAATCGTCCTGCGGGTCAAGGCCAGCGGCAAGCTGCGCCTGGCCGACATGGCGGAGTACAACCCGCGTTTCGACCTGGACGGTCATGGCGCGCGCGCGGCAGCCCGCCTGGCGTGGCAGCTGGTGTCGGCCTGA
- a CDS encoding amino acid ABC transporter ATP-binding protein, with translation MNAADNPQEMIRIRGLHKSYGDHAVLRGIDFDVLPSQVVVVIGPSGSGKSTLLRCCNGLEVAQAGTVDICGQTLLDHGRLLPEAQLNQLRTQVGMVFQGFNLFPHLSVLDNVTVGPRTLRGMGRDEANALAADLLKKVGLSEKMAAMPASLSGGQKQRVAIARALAMQPQVMLFDEPTSALDPELVGEVLQVMKLLAREGMTMMVVTHEMGFARDVADVVAVMDGGVILESGPPEVIFSQPREARTREFLQAVLSVGQGAPA, from the coding sequence ATGAATGCTGCGGACAACCCGCAGGAAATGATCCGCATCCGCGGCCTGCACAAGTCCTATGGCGACCACGCCGTCCTGCGCGGCATCGATTTCGATGTGCTGCCCTCGCAGGTGGTGGTCGTGATCGGGCCCAGCGGCTCGGGCAAGAGCACCTTGCTGCGCTGCTGCAATGGCCTGGAGGTGGCGCAAGCCGGCACCGTGGACATCTGCGGCCAGACCTTGCTGGACCACGGCAGGCTGCTGCCGGAGGCGCAGCTGAACCAGCTGCGCACGCAGGTGGGCATGGTGTTCCAGGGCTTCAACCTGTTTCCGCACCTGTCGGTGCTGGACAACGTGACCGTCGGCCCGCGCACGCTGCGCGGCATGGGCCGCGACGAAGCCAACGCCCTGGCCGCGGACCTGCTGAAGAAGGTTGGCCTGTCCGAAAAGATGGCGGCCATGCCGGCCAGCCTGTCGGGCGGACAGAAGCAGCGCGTGGCCATCGCCCGCGCGCTGGCCATGCAGCCCCAGGTCATGCTGTTTGACGAGCCGACCTCGGCGCTGGACCCGGAGCTGGTGGGCGAAGTGCTCCAGGTCATGAAGTTGCTGGCCCGCGAGGGCATGACCATGATGGTGGTGACGCACGAAATGGGCTTTGCCCGCGACGTGGCGGACGTGGTGGCCGTGATGGACGGCGGCGTGATCCTGGAGTCGGGCCCGCCCGAGGTGATCTTCAGCCAGCCCCGCGAAGCCCGCACCCGCGAATTCCTGCAGGCAGTCCTGAGCGTGGGACAGGGGGCGCCGGCATGA
- a CDS encoding lipoate--protein ligase family protein has translation MTRTDWNDYDWQLIHEGPQAPALHMALDAVITDEVGAGQRPPTLRIWEWAAPAVVIGRFQSLKNEVDPEGARRHGIEVVRRVSGGGAMFIEPGNSITYSLSAPQALVHGMSFQESYAFLDAWVLTALQGLGIKAWYQPLNDIASDIGKIGGAAQARRAGAVLHHVTMSYDIDADKMVEVLRIGREKLSDKGTTSAKKRVDPLRTQTGLAREVIIDRMVETFAGLHRLTPGQVGSDTLARAQAQADEKFSTAEWTGVVP, from the coding sequence ATGACGCGCACCGACTGGAACGACTACGACTGGCAACTGATCCATGAGGGGCCGCAAGCGCCCGCGCTGCACATGGCGCTGGACGCCGTCATCACGGACGAAGTCGGCGCCGGCCAGCGCCCGCCCACCCTGCGCATCTGGGAATGGGCCGCGCCCGCCGTCGTGATCGGCCGTTTCCAATCCCTGAAGAACGAAGTCGACCCCGAGGGCGCCAGGCGCCACGGCATCGAGGTCGTGCGCCGCGTCAGCGGCGGCGGCGCGATGTTCATCGAACCCGGCAACTCCATCACCTATTCGCTGAGCGCCCCGCAGGCGCTGGTCCACGGCATGAGTTTCCAGGAGTCCTATGCATTCCTGGACGCCTGGGTGCTGACCGCGCTGCAGGGCCTGGGCATCAAGGCCTGGTATCAGCCGCTAAACGACATCGCCTCGGATATCGGCAAGATCGGCGGCGCCGCCCAGGCCCGCCGCGCCGGCGCCGTCCTGCATCACGTGACCATGTCCTACGACATCGACGCCGATAAAATGGTCGAGGTCTTGCGCATCGGGCGCGAGAAGCTGTCCGACAAGGGCACCACCAGCGCCAAGAAGCGCGTCGATCCGCTGCGCACCCAGACGGGACTGGCGCGCGAAGTCATCATCGACCGCATGGTGGAAACTTTTGCCGGCCTGCATCGTCTGACTCCCGGTCAGGTGGGCAGCGACACGCTGGCGCGCGCGCAGGCGCAGGCCGACGAAAAGTTCTCCACCGCCGAATGGACGGGTGTCGTCCCCTGA
- a CDS encoding Lrp/AsnC family transcriptional regulator produces MQNDLKIESPVLDGIDRRLVETLSANARTTTADLARQVGMSAPSVADRLRRLEDSGVIRAYTLDVDPVALGYSLEAIVRIRPLPGQLRHVEGLIQEIPEFVECDKVTGDDCFIARMVLRSISHLDGILERVTEYAETNTSIVKAHTVRRRLPPLR; encoded by the coding sequence ATGCAAAACGACCTAAAGATTGAAAGCCCGGTCCTGGACGGTATCGATCGCCGTCTCGTGGAGACGCTTTCGGCCAATGCCCGCACCACCACGGCCGACCTGGCCCGGCAGGTCGGCATGTCCGCGCCCAGCGTGGCGGACCGCCTGCGGCGGCTGGAAGATTCCGGGGTGATCCGCGCCTACACGCTGGATGTGGACCCGGTGGCCTTGGGCTACTCGCTGGAAGCCATCGTGCGTATCCGCCCCTTGCCCGGGCAGTTGCGCCACGTCGAGGGACTGATCCAGGAAATACCGGAATTCGTGGAGTGCGACAAGGTGACGGGCGATGACTGCTTCATCGCCCGCATGGTGCTCAGGTCGATTTCGCACCTGGACGGCATCCTGGAGCGCGTGACGGAATACGCCGAGACGAACACGTCCATCGTCAAGGCGCACACGGTGCGCCGCCGGCTGCCGCCCCTGCGCTAG
- a CDS encoding DUF1501 domain-containing protein translates to MHRRRLLQLMASAPLAFGASRLYAAPAASSNRLLVVFMRGAYDAASLLVPASSDFYYESRPNIAIARPGDGAGAALPLADGWALHPALAHSLLPFYQRRELAFVPFAGTDDASRSHFATQNRIELGQGAGKDGGDYRSGFLNRLSTALTGAQSAAFTSEVPQIFRGQTRVPNIDLGGASRKSRLDEDNNRVIASMYHGTELNASVAEGQRIMGATRQDIEAEMKAASGNAVSADKLEQEARRIARFMSDRYNLGFVDVGGWDTHVGQGGAKGLLSNRLGQLGRALAAYADEMGPAWKQTTVVVISEFGRTFRENGNKGTDHGHGTVYWVMGGNVRGGRIAGRQTAVRQDTLFQDRDYPVLNEYRAVFAGLFSRLYGLDQARLAQVFPGVTPLDLKLV, encoded by the coding sequence ATGCACCGCCGCCGCCTGCTTCAACTGATGGCCAGCGCCCCCCTCGCGTTCGGCGCAAGCCGCCTCTACGCGGCGCCTGCCGCCTCTTCCAACCGCCTGCTGGTCGTGTTCATGCGCGGGGCCTATGACGCCGCCAGCCTGCTGGTGCCCGCCAGCAGCGACTTCTATTACGAATCGCGGCCCAACATCGCCATCGCCCGGCCGGGCGATGGCGCCGGCGCCGCGCTGCCGCTCGCCGACGGCTGGGCCCTGCACCCGGCCCTCGCGCACAGCCTGCTGCCCTTTTATCAGCGTAGGGAACTGGCCTTCGTACCGTTCGCCGGCACCGACGACGCCAGCCGCAGCCACTTTGCCACGCAGAACCGCATCGAACTCGGCCAGGGCGCAGGCAAGGACGGCGGCGACTACCGCTCCGGCTTTCTCAACCGCCTGTCCACCGCGCTGACCGGCGCGCAGTCGGCCGCCTTCACCTCCGAAGTGCCGCAGATCTTCCGCGGCCAAACGCGCGTGCCCAACATCGACCTGGGCGGCGCCAGCCGCAAATCCCGCCTGGACGAGGACAACAACCGCGTCATCGCATCCATGTACCACGGCACCGAGCTCAACGCCTCGGTCGCCGAAGGTCAGCGCATCATGGGCGCGACGCGGCAGGACATTGAAGCCGAGATGAAGGCCGCCAGCGGCAACGCCGTGTCAGCGGACAAGCTGGAGCAGGAAGCGCGGCGCATCGCCCGCTTCATGAGCGACCGCTACAACCTGGGCTTTGTCGACGTGGGCGGCTGGGACACGCACGTGGGGCAAGGCGGCGCCAAGGGCCTGCTGTCGAACCGGCTGGGCCAGCTCGGACGCGCCCTGGCCGCCTACGCCGACGAAATGGGTCCGGCCTGGAAGCAGACCACCGTGGTGGTGATCAGCGAGTTCGGCCGCACCTTCCGCGAGAACGGCAACAAGGGCACGGACCACGGACACGGCACGGTCTACTGGGTGATGGGCGGAAATGTCCGAGGCGGACGCATCGCCGGGCGGCAAACCGCGGTCAGGCAGGACACCTTGTTCCAGGACCGCGACTACCCGGTGCTCAACGAATACCGCGCTGTCTTTGCCGGCCTGTTCTCGCGCCTGTATGGGCTGGACCAGGCGCGGCTGGCCCAGGTGTTTCCCGGCGTGACGCCGCTGGACTTGAAGCTGGTCTAG